Proteins encoded by one window of Cydia fagiglandana chromosome Z, ilCydFagi1.1, whole genome shotgun sequence:
- the LOC134679317 gene encoding sulfhydryl oxidase 1-like isoform X1 — MNIRQLLVVYLAVFVGLVSGAVIANDDDVEEQGLYRKSDKVVILTQRNFERKVYGQNRAQVVQFYNSYCGHCRAFSPKFKSLAAEMQPWENIFKLAVMDCSEEENNEICRQFEIMAYPSLRYIHENYIKGNANVGEKLNAIDTAEKLKSEIVHKMQQEQAVGHLSFVPPLSIASYSSFTAALSDVPNSIIYTFLVFESENSTVGSELILDVNDYSNIRVKRVYDTSELVRLAGVTHFPGLVAVRTNTLEATPLTPKNPTKANLLKAVNTFLQSKNYVFPIRKMHTNDVDPDRNADKILRDSSDAVYYSDLEKTIKTSLHTEITRYKILTGEPLRALLNYLDVLLSSFPFRGNLQEYIQDLRNKLATRIEWDGADIFEMVKMLETVHAPVYVTNLEYVGCRGSQPTYRGYTCGLWTLFHTLTVNAALRPGKEGPKVLQALHGYVKHFFGCTECAQHFQAMAARNKLFDVKENEKAVLWLWISHNEVNLRLAGDVTEDPEHPKIQFPSVSKCRECRLARGAWNLPAVYQYLQTVYSSGNIRDVARRSALAAPSPFSNLDLGMLSLLMIVRVLVERGLIS, encoded by the coding sequence ATGAACATCAGGCAATTACTTGTCGTATATTTGGCCGTTTTCGTAGGTTTAGTGAGTGGTGCAGTTATCGCTAACGACGACGATGTGGAAGAGCAGGGCCTGTATCGTAAGTCAGACAAAGTTGTTATACTAACTCAACGTAACTTCGAAAGAAAAGTATACGGCCAAAACAGAGCGCAAGTTGTGCAGTTCTATAATAGTTATTGCGGGCATTGCCGAGCTTTCTCGCCAAAGTTCAAAAGTTTGGCTGCTGAGATGCAACCTTGGgaaaacatatttaaattaGCAGTTATGGATTGTTCTGAGGAGGAGAACAATGAAATATGCAGGCAATTTGAGATTATGGCGTATCCGTCGCTTCGATACATTcatgaaaattatattaaggGTAATGCTAATGTAGGTGAGAAACTAAATGCTATTGATACAGCTGAAAAACTGAAATCTGAAATCGTACACAAAATGCAGCAAGAGCAAGCAGTGGGACATTTATCTTTTGTTCCTCCTCTCAGTATAGCCTCGTACTCCAGTTTCACTGCAGCCCTTTCTGACGTGCCAAATTCTATCATATACACATTCTTGGTGTTTGAGTCTGAGAACAGTACTGTGGGGTCCGAGCTCATTCTCgatgtaaatgactacagtaaTATCAGAGTGAAAAGAGTGTATGACACCAGTGAGCTGGTTAGATTGGCAGGAGTGACTCATTTCCCAGGTCTAGTTGCAGTAAGAACTAATACATTAGAGGCTACCCCTCTCACACCTAAAAATCCTACTAAAGCTAATTTATTGAAGGCTGTCAATACATTTTTACAATCTAAAAATTATGTTTTTCCAATTCGCAAGATGCATACCAATGATGTTGATCCTGACCGTAATGCCGACAAAATCCTGCGTGATAGTTCTGATGCAGTTTACTATAGTGACTTAGAGAAGACAATTAAAACATCTTTACACACAGAAATTACAAGATACAAAATATTGACTGGAGAGCCACTACGAGCTCTGTTAAATTATTTGGATGTATTACTCAGTTCATTTCCCTTCAGAGGTAATCTTCAGGAATACATTCAGGACTTAAGGAACAAACTTGCAACTAGAATTGAATGGGATGGTGCAGATATATTTGAAATGGTGAAGATGTTGGAGACGGTCCATGCACCCGTGTATGTTACTAACTTGGAATATGTCGGCTGCCGCGGTAGCCAACCAACATACCGCGGCTACACTTGTGGCCTGTGGACCTTGTTCCACACGCTCACTGTCAACGCCGCCCTCAGACCTGGCAAGGAGGGACCTAAGGTACTGCAAGCTCTTCATGGTTATGTAAAACATTTCTTTGGATGTACAGAATGTGCACAGCATTTTCAAGCCATGGCAGCCAGGAATAAATTGTTTGATGTGAAAGAAAATGAGAAAGCTGTTTTGTGGTTGTGGATTTCCCATAATGAAGTGAACTTAAGATTGGCCGGTGATGTCACTGAGGACCCTGAGCATCCCAAGATACAGTTCCCAAGTGTCAGTAAGTGTCGTGAGTGCCGGCTCGCACGTGGCGCCTGGAACCTGCCTGCGGTGTACCAGTACCTGCAGACGGTGTACAGCTCTGGCAACATCAGGGACGTAGCCAGAAGGTCGGCCCTTGCTGCTCCGAGCCCATTCTCCAACCTGGACCTCGGAATGCTAAGCCTCCT
- the LOC134679317 gene encoding sulfhydryl oxidase 1-like isoform X2, with the protein MNIRQLLVVYLAVFVGLVSGAVIANDDDVEEQGLYRKSDKVVILTQRNFERKVYGQNRAQVVQFYNSYCGHCRAFSPKFKSLAAEMQPWENIFKLAVMDCSEEENNEICRQFEIMAYPSLRYIHENYIKGNANVGEKLNAIDTAEKLKSEIVHKMQQEQAVGHLSFVPPLSIASYSSFTAALSDVPNSIIYTFLVFESENSTVGSELILDVNDYSNIRVKRVYDTSELVRLAGVTHFPGLVAVRTNTLEATPLTPKNPTKANLLKAVNTFLQSKNYVFPIRKMHTNDVDPDRNADKILRDSSDAVYYSDLEKTIKTSLHTEITRYKILTGEPLRALLNYLDVLLSSFPFRGNLQEYIQDLRNKLATRIEWDGADIFEMVKMLETVHAPVYVTNLEYVGCRGSQPTYRGYTCGLWTLFHTLTVNAALRPGKEGPKVLQALHGYVKHFFGCTECAQHFQAMAARNKLFDVKENEKAVLWLWISHNEVNLRLAGDVTEDPEHPKIQFPSVSKCRECRLARGAWNLPAVYQYLQTVYSSGNIRDVARRSALAAPSPFSNLDLGMLSLLYLP; encoded by the coding sequence ATGAACATCAGGCAATTACTTGTCGTATATTTGGCCGTTTTCGTAGGTTTAGTGAGTGGTGCAGTTATCGCTAACGACGACGATGTGGAAGAGCAGGGCCTGTATCGTAAGTCAGACAAAGTTGTTATACTAACTCAACGTAACTTCGAAAGAAAAGTATACGGCCAAAACAGAGCGCAAGTTGTGCAGTTCTATAATAGTTATTGCGGGCATTGCCGAGCTTTCTCGCCAAAGTTCAAAAGTTTGGCTGCTGAGATGCAACCTTGGgaaaacatatttaaattaGCAGTTATGGATTGTTCTGAGGAGGAGAACAATGAAATATGCAGGCAATTTGAGATTATGGCGTATCCGTCGCTTCGATACATTcatgaaaattatattaaggGTAATGCTAATGTAGGTGAGAAACTAAATGCTATTGATACAGCTGAAAAACTGAAATCTGAAATCGTACACAAAATGCAGCAAGAGCAAGCAGTGGGACATTTATCTTTTGTTCCTCCTCTCAGTATAGCCTCGTACTCCAGTTTCACTGCAGCCCTTTCTGACGTGCCAAATTCTATCATATACACATTCTTGGTGTTTGAGTCTGAGAACAGTACTGTGGGGTCCGAGCTCATTCTCgatgtaaatgactacagtaaTATCAGAGTGAAAAGAGTGTATGACACCAGTGAGCTGGTTAGATTGGCAGGAGTGACTCATTTCCCAGGTCTAGTTGCAGTAAGAACTAATACATTAGAGGCTACCCCTCTCACACCTAAAAATCCTACTAAAGCTAATTTATTGAAGGCTGTCAATACATTTTTACAATCTAAAAATTATGTTTTTCCAATTCGCAAGATGCATACCAATGATGTTGATCCTGACCGTAATGCCGACAAAATCCTGCGTGATAGTTCTGATGCAGTTTACTATAGTGACTTAGAGAAGACAATTAAAACATCTTTACACACAGAAATTACAAGATACAAAATATTGACTGGAGAGCCACTACGAGCTCTGTTAAATTATTTGGATGTATTACTCAGTTCATTTCCCTTCAGAGGTAATCTTCAGGAATACATTCAGGACTTAAGGAACAAACTTGCAACTAGAATTGAATGGGATGGTGCAGATATATTTGAAATGGTGAAGATGTTGGAGACGGTCCATGCACCCGTGTATGTTACTAACTTGGAATATGTCGGCTGCCGCGGTAGCCAACCAACATACCGCGGCTACACTTGTGGCCTGTGGACCTTGTTCCACACGCTCACTGTCAACGCCGCCCTCAGACCTGGCAAGGAGGGACCTAAGGTACTGCAAGCTCTTCATGGTTATGTAAAACATTTCTTTGGATGTACAGAATGTGCACAGCATTTTCAAGCCATGGCAGCCAGGAATAAATTGTTTGATGTGAAAGAAAATGAGAAAGCTGTTTTGTGGTTGTGGATTTCCCATAATGAAGTGAACTTAAGATTGGCCGGTGATGTCACTGAGGACCCTGAGCATCCCAAGATACAGTTCCCAAGTGTCAGTAAGTGTCGTGAGTGCCGGCTCGCACGTGGCGCCTGGAACCTGCCTGCGGTGTACCAGTACCTGCAGACGGTGTACAGCTCTGGCAACATCAGGGACGTAGCCAGAAGGTCGGCCCTTGCTGCTCCGAGCCCATTCTCCAACCTGGACCTCGGAATGCTAAGCCTCCT
- the LOC134679353 gene encoding uncharacterized protein LOC134679353, with the protein MSSRNVRKVFGDNRLPEPCDDSDDDYEPLYAKNTASKFTYEGLELSSHSEKEQEPSESESVEEVEPQPETSKKKNKRKKKKQKKAKEAVKDEDGEDEIDKSLKEINALMGAPPSAAPAASQPLPAQLLIPDVLLVQQKHLNVANEMKKMFGAEPAEERNKRGNRQAQLRIQKKTIIVPSVEYTADFKKFGLSMSMTRNEDGCAHFTFDHSKEYRHMHQRLLHLASVGRRQGWPQAAIEEAQRHMHVEAMLESADMLFQIEEYTAANTLVERAIAYMQFVAHPSFQLADARTRLLYTYMENRTFHVAVLKYIHLLTNRACHRTALELAKMLLNLDPSDPLAVLLVIDTLALRAREHQWLIDAVDHWAKERDAGFLFSIQYSYAMAHFHVATKNKEDTSKADELLQAAMLRFPAVVLRLLECASVPPGARLQACALFTCIAETKITKNLKELILLYAKLTWSKWREPAVFDWLQRNANELAEKYDGDPATQERAKAQANEQLNLFRSWPDEVIRHLCVIKPMASLLVDGAVPQVTNLVSADPSPPLHGVNRYGYTFGPPAASSAHSDLRLLFAALLPTYADFAPHHPEVILYFSIIYFFGTALTCCSSIPLLKLPATTTSMIGLALIATGTGCVKPCVAAFGGEQFRLPEEERQLQRFFSTFYCTVNLGGFIGMVLTPALRRGVMCFGDDTCYALGFGFPTLLVFLSIFIFAAGRGWYKIKQPRENVTLKFVSCAWYAAKMRLREVGTPPAHWLDYSINKYGSKLVADMKIVFSILYLYLPVPIFWSLFDQQGSRWTFQASRLRSELFGVTLMPDQLQVLNPALVLLLIPACPGGACPLLPDMPPLTKMFVGGMLASMAFFAAGILQLGIERSTLQAPGRHQSGLVVLSTLRCPVELTVRGAAGVQLPARGSALLAPLPHAELALHAACPRSCDGRHMRRHQLTTTIKTVAGLFMPVVIGQDSDDHISFHFMDPNAFCKSTSGKPKLKVLYVGETAPNKNVSISIETEKQLMDIYYVCDSPINNISESAFMHLAPGWYRWGAEHSGGQLGRGAGTLHAGGVYVLSARARRGRLDSVQLHAPNPPNELHLAWLLPQYLLISCAEILFAVSGLEFSFTQAPKSMKTITIAAWYMSVAVGNFIVILVAQAKIFESRATEFFVYATILAIAMLGFLKMTQGYHPRSIDDDDYSEESIPLLLGLSKVLSVRSVATSSTFTGATGATSAASCLGRMERARPGTWPKRARVHLATPTDSDAPATTLAKN; encoded by the exons ATGTCCAGTAGAAATGTGCGTAAAGTATTTGGTGATAACCGTCTGCCAGAGCCCTGTGACGATTCTGATGATGATTATGAACCACTGTATGCAAAGAATACAGCTTCAAAGTTCACTTATGAAGGG CTTGAGTTGAGCTCTCACTCTGAAAAAGAGCAGGAGCCCTCAGAATCGGAATCAGTGGAAGAGGTTGAACCCCAGCCAGAAACAagcaagaagaaaaataaacgaaaaaagaaaaaacaaaagaaagcgAAAGAGGCAGTTAAAGATGAAGATGGAGAG GATGAAATAGACAAGTCGCTAAAGGAGATCAATGCGTTGATGGGCGCCCCgccgagcgccgcgccggccgcgTCGCAGCCGCTGCCGGCGCAGCTGCTCATACCCGACGTGCTGCTGGTGCAGCAGAAGCACTTGAACGTCGccaatgaaatgaaaaaaatgTTCGGAGCTGAACCCGCTGAAGAAAGAAACAAACG GGGTAACCGCCAGGCACAACTCCGAATTCAAAAGAAAACCATCATTGTACCATCAGTCGAATACACAGCCGATTTCAAGAAATTTG GGCTATCAATGTCAATGACGCGCAACGAGGACGGGTGCGCGCACTTCACGTTCGACCACAGCAAGGAGTACCGGCACATGCACCAGCGGTTGCTGCACCTGGCCTCCGTGGGCCGCCGCCAGGGCTGGCCGCAGGCGGCCATCGAGGAGGCGCAGCGCCATATGCACGTCGAAGCCATGCTTGAG AGTGCAGACATGTTGTTCCAAATAGAAGAATACACCGCAGCCAACACCCTGGTCGAGCGCGCTATAGCCTACATGCAGTTTGTTGCTCATCCCTCATTTCAGCTAGCAGAT gCACGTACGCGACTGCTATACACATATATGGAAAACAGGACATTCCATGTTGCTGTGTTAAAATATATCCACTTGCTGACTAATCGAGCTTGCCACCGCACCGCTTTAGAACTAGCTAAAATGCTGCTGAATCTCGACCCGTCGGACCCGCTGGCGGTGTTGCTGGTCATCGACACGCTGGCGCTCCGGGCGCGCGAGCATCAGTGGCTGATCGACGCCGTCGATCACTGGGCCAAGGAGAGGGATGCCGGGTTCCTGTTTAGCATACAGTACTCGTATGCTATGGCGCATTTCCATGTTGCTACtaaaaataaag AGGACACGAGCAAGGCGGATGAGCTGCTGCAAGCGGCCATGCTGCGGTTCCCGGCGGTGGTGCTGCGGCTGCTGGAGTGCGCGTCCGTGCCGCCCGGCGCGCGCCTGCAGGCCTGCGCGCTCTTCACCTGCATAGCCGAGACCAA AATCACTAAGAATCTAAAGGAGTTGATACTGCTGTACGCGAAACTGACGTGGTCGAAGTGGCGCGAGCCGGCCGTGTTCGACTGGCTGCAGCGCAACGCCAACGAGCTCGCCGAGAAATACGACGGAGACCCCGCCACGCAG GAGCGAGCGAAGGCGCAGGCCAACGAGCAGCTGAACCTGTTCCGCAGCTGGCCCGACGAGGTCATCCGCCATCTGTGCGTCATCAAGCCCATGGCCAGCCTCCTAGTTGACGGG GCGGTGCCGCAGGTGACGAATCTGGTGTCGGCGGACCCGTCGCCGCCGCTGCACGGCGTCAACCGCTACGGGTACACGTTCGGCCCGCCGGCCGCCAGCTCCGCGCACTCCGACCTGCGCCTGCTGTTCGCCGCCCTGCTGCCCACCTACGCCGACTTCGCGCCGCACCACCCGGA AGTAATACTTTACTTCTCCATCATTTATTTCTTCGGTACCGCACTCACATGTTGTTCATCTATACCTCTGCTCAAGCTACCAGCTAC TACGACGTCCATGATCGGCCTCGCGCTGATTGCTACGGGCACGGGCTGCGTGAAGCCATGTGTGGCGGCCTTCGGTGGGGAACAG TTCCGGCTGCCCGAAGAGGAGCGCCAGCTGCAGCGGTTCTTCTCGACGTTCTACTGCACCGTGAACCTGGGCGGGTTCATAGGCATGGTGCTCACGCCGGCGCTGCGCCGCGGCGTCATGTGTTTCGGGGACGACACCTGCTACGCGCTTGGCTTCGGCTTCCCCACCCTCCTCGTCTTTCTCTCCATCT ttatctTTGCCGCGGGAAGAGGctggtataaaataaaacagccCCGCGAAAACGTAACATTGAAATTCGTCTCATGTGCCTGG TATGCTGCGAAGATGCGACTTCGGGAGGTCGGTACGCCGCCCGCACATTGGCTTGACTATTCTATAAACAAGTATGGAAGTAAGCTTGTCGCGGACATGAAGATCGTCTTCTCTATCTTGTATTTGTACCTACCAGTGCCCATCTTTTGGTCTCTATTTGATCAACAG gGTTCCCGCTGGACGTTCCAAGCGTCGCGCCTGCGCAGCGAGCTGTTCGGCGTGACGCTGATGCCGGACCAGCTGCAGGTGCTGAACCCGGCGCTGGTGCTGCTGCTCATCCCCGCGTGCCCCGGCGGCGCGTGCCCGCTGCTGCCGGACATGCCGCCGCTCACCAAGATGTTCGTCGGCGGCATGCTGGCCTCCATGGCTTTCTTTGCGGCCGGCATACTTCAACTGGGGATCGAG CGGTCGACGCTGCAGGCGCCGGGTCGGCACCAGTCGGGGCTGGTGGTGCTGAGCACGCTGCGGTGTCCGGTGGAGCTGACggtgcgcggcgcggcgggcgtgCAGCTGCCGGCGCGCGGCAGCGCCCTGCTGGCGCCGCTGCCGCACGCGGAGCTCGCGCTGCACGCCGCCTGCCCGCGCTCCTGCGATGGCCGCCACATGCGCCGGCACCAACTTACCACTACCATCAAAACTGTTGCAGGACTT TTCATGCCAGTCGTGATTGGACAAGATTCAGATGACCACATATCGTTTCATTTTATGGACCCTAATGCATTCTGCAAATCAACATCTGGGAAACCTAAACTTAA gGTGTTATACGTGGGTGAGACGGccccaaataagaacgtgtcaatATCGATTGAGACCGAGAAGCAGTTGATGGACATTTACTACGTGTGCGACTCACCCATCAACAATATCAGCGAGTCTGCGTTCATGCACCTGGCGCCGGGCTG GTACAGGTGGGGCGCGGAGCACTCGGGCGGGCAGCTGGGCAGGGGCGCGGGCACGCTGCACGCGGGCGGGGTGTACGTGCTgagcgcgcgcgcgcgccgcggccGGCTCGACAGCGTGCAGCTGCACGCGCCCAACCCCCCCAACGAGCTGCACCTCGCCTGGCTGCTGCCCCAGTACCTGCTCATCTCCTGCGCCGAGATCTTGTTCGCCGTCTCCGGGCTGGAGTTCTCATTCACACAG GCACCGAAGAGCATGAAAACGATAACTATAGCGGCTTGGTACATGTCGGTGGCCGTGGGCAATTTTATCGTTATACTGGTGGCTCAAGCTAAAATATTTGAATCCAGG GCTACAGAGTTCTTCGTATACGCTACCATCCTGGCGATAGCGATGCTCGGCTTCCTCAAGATGACGCAGGGCTACCATCCCCGCAGCATCGACGACGATGACTACTCGGAGGAGAGTATCCCACTCTTACTTGGGTTGTCTAAG GTGTTATCAGTGCGTTCGGTAGCCACGTCGAGCACGTTCACCGGCGCCACGGGCGCGACGAGCGCGGCCTCGTGCCTGGGGCGCATGGAGCGCGCGCGGCCCGGGACCTGGCCGAAGCGCGCGCGCGTGCACCTCGCCACGCCCACCGACAGCGACGCGCCCGCTACCACGCTGGCTAAGAATTAA